A region of Silurus meridionalis isolate SWU-2019-XX chromosome 15, ASM1480568v1, whole genome shotgun sequence DNA encodes the following proteins:
- the cast gene encoding calpastatin isoform X15, translating to MPGKKRSHGRKKKASQSQPKQPTSTPSVPASTVKPAQYEVKSEVSAKASTTEKKMPAAQPEKPKEVSKPLTLDEAVDSLSAGFVSSSKPEIKHETVAAVQTQKSHAPAPPSQKKQDVSVPASLSPAPPADKKPKIEKPTTAAAQDVKPKSEEKKVSVDKPQQVPKADSMSLDALDALGDMLPEAKPVPESPKLRPDQIVDEKKLVSEKGVRVGERDDTLPPEYRFKEDKDKKPAPPPKQPSMDTTQALDLLSGDFTDATVAPAVHTPVPPKAQAKKPQLEDLSALDALEGDFVAPTQAKKVSSGVLPVPTPATKSTTSPSNQADSGMSLEALDALGETLPEAKPVPESPKLRPDQIVKEANLTSEKGVRVGERDDTLPPDYRFPKDDKKTQPPPPKKEPSLDPADALDILSGDFSCSAAAAPVVQTSVSKSTPRTDSSADFALEELAGDFVAPTSASKVCSSAASAPTSTDKQPDSGMSLEALDALGETLPEAKQVPESPKLRPDQIVKEANVTSEKGVFVGERDDTLPPDYRFPKDDNKTQPPPPKKEPSLDPADALDILSGDFSCSVAAPVVQTPAQSSADFDLEELAGDFVAPKTASKVCSAASAPAVDRQLSEGTASAMDALSDTLKDISPAPEPAPVPLKDIVKEKKVVEERVHKTGERDDSLPPEYRPTEADIKAAAEAKAKAASAAKQNSLDDAQALDLLSGDFVSGPVTPPTVQCQASPVKTSSSQKESGPVLDKLAATLLPEDFPHTKPSDSKPKGKGGKSKKSASKKPAAAAAAAAAVPETLPGKPSRDVVSSSPAKKGGKS from the exons TCTCAGCCTAAACAGCCCACTTCCACCCCATCCGTGCCGGCTTCCACAGTGAAACCTGCACAATATGAG GTGAAGTCAGAGGTTTCTGCCAAGGCCAGCACTACG GAAAAGAAGATGCCTGCTGCACAACCTGAGAAGCCTAAGGAAGTTTCCAAG CCCCTAACATTGGATGAAGCTGTGGATTCACTCTCTGCTGGATTTGTATCATCATCCAAACCAGAAATA aaacatgAAACTGTGGCTGCTGTTCAAACCCAGAAAAGCCATGCCCCTGCTCCTCCATCTCAGAAA AAACAAGATGTTTCAGTACCTGCAAGTCTTtctcctgctcctcctgctGACAAGAAACCAAAGATAGAGAAG CCCACAACTGCAGCCGCTCAGGATGTCAAACCCAAGAGTGAG gaaaaaaaggtttctgtGGATAAGCCACAGCAAGTCCCCAAG GCGGACTCCATGTCTCTGGATGCTCTCGATGCCCTAGGTGACATGTTACCTGAAGCGAAACCAGTTCCCGAGTCCCCAAAACTGAGACCAGACCAAATTGTTGAT GAGAAGAAGCTGGTGTCAGAGAAAGGTGTGCGTGTGGGTGAGAGAGACGACACACTGCCACCGGAGTACAGGTTCAAGGAGGACAAGGACAAGAAGCCGGCTCCTCCACCAAAACAG CCCTCAATGGACACCACCCAAGCTCTGGATCTTCTGTCTGGTGATTTCACTGATGCCACTGTAGCTCCTGCTGTCCACACCCCTGTTCCTCCTAAAGCCCAAGCTAAGAAG CCCCAATTAGAGGATCTTTCAGCCCTTGATGCTTTGGAAGGGGATTTTGTGGCTCCTACTCAAGCCAAAAAG GTCTCTTCTGGAGTACTTCCTGTCCCAACACCAGCCACTAAAAGCACTACATCCCCCTCTAACCAG GCAGACTCAGGCATGTCTCTGGAGGCCCTCGATGCCCTCGGAGAAACACTTCCTGAAGCAAAACCAGTTCCCGAATCCCCAAAACTTAGACCTGATCAAATTGTTAAA GAGGCTAATCTAACCTCGGAGAAAGGTGTACGTGTGGGTGAAAGAGACGACACACTCCCTCCGGATTACAGATTCCCGAAGGACGACAAGAAAACACAGCCTCCACCCCCAAAGAAAGAG CCCTCACTGGACCCTGCTGATGCTCTGGATATTCTTTCCGGAGATTTCTCCtgctcagcagcagcagcacctgTAGTCCAGACCTCTGTTTCTAAATCGACTCCTCGAACAGAT aGCTCAGCAGACTTTGCTCTCGAGGAACTTGCTGGTGATTTTGTGGCTCCTACTAGTGCATCCAAAGTCTGTTCTTCTGCTGCTTCTGCTCCCACTTCAACTGACAAACAG CCTGACTCAGGCATGTCTCTGGAGGCCCTTGACGCTCTTGGAGAAACACTTCCCGAAGCAAAACAGGTTCCCGAGTCCCCAAAACTCAGACCTGATCAAATTGTCAAA GAGGCTAATGTAACCTCGGAGAAAGGTGTATTTGTGGGTGAGAGAGACGACACACTTCCTCCGGATTACAGATTCCCGAAGGACGACAACAAAACACAGCCTCCACCCCCAAAGAAAGAG CCCTCACTGGACCCTGCTGATGCTCTGGATATTCTTTCCGGAGATTTCTCCTGCTCGGTGGCGGCACCAGTAGTCCAAACTCCTGCTCAGAGCTCAGCAGATTTTGATCTCGAAGAACTTGCGGGTGATTTTGTGGCTCCCAAGACTGCATCTaaagtctgttctgctgctTCTGCTCCTGCTGTGGACAGACAG CTGTCAGAAGGCACCGCATCGGCAATGGACGCGCTCTCAGATACTCTGAAGGACATCAGTCCAGCGCCTGAACCCGCACCAGTACCTCTTAAAGATATCGTTAAG GAGAAGAAGGTGGTGGAGGAGAGGGTGCATAAGACTGGTGAGAGGGACGACTCATTACCCCCTGAGTATCGACCCACAGAGGCAGATATCAAG GCTGCAGCAGAAGCCAAAGCCAAAGCAGCATCTGCAGCTAAGCAg AACTCACTGGATGACGCCCAAGCCCTTGACCTTCTGTCCGGTGACTTTGTTTCCGGTCCCGTGACTCCACCCACCGTTCAGTGTCAGGCTTCTCCTGTAAAGACATCCTCCAGCCAGAAG GAGTCAGGTCCAGTTTTGGATAAATTGGCAGCCACACTGCTCCCAGAAGATTTCCCTCACACCAAACCAAGTGACAGCAAACCAAAG GGTAAAGGTGGAAAGTCAAAAAAATCTGCATCAAAG AAAcccgcagcagcagcagcagcagcagcagcagtccCGGAAACCCTCCCAGGCAAGCCGAGCAGAGACGTAGTGTCCTCATCCCCTGCAAAGAAAGGCGGGAAGAGCTAG
- the cast gene encoding calpastatin isoform X2, whose protein sequence is MPGKKRSHGRKKKASQSQPKQPTSTPSVPASTVKPAQYEKEATSSVSAGVAAKPATTTASAVKTTASTHSTSTESTKAASSVTNVGASTGAKVSGGVTTTTGASKATTTAGSSKVTTQSTTVSSSKPEPSKVTSTVTKPTATTVVSASTGQKVKSEVSAKASTTAPDVDPFDTLAGTLPSANPPKSPQFTGPEVTEPNLTSVVAPRCGDRDDTLPPGYRLKDMEKKMPAAQPEKPKEVSKPLTLDEAVDSLSAGFVSSSKPEIKHETVAAVQTQKSHAPAPPSQKKQDVSVPASLSPAPPADKKPKIEKPTTAAAQDVKPKSEEKKVSVDKPQQVPKADSMSLDALDALGDMLPEAKPVPESPKLRPDQIVDEKKLVSEKGVRVGERDDTLPPEYRFKEDKDKKPAPPPKQPSMDTTQALDLLSGDFTDATVAPAVHTPVPPKAQAKKPQLEDLSALDALEGDFVAPTQAKKVSSGVLPVPTPATKSTTSPSNQADSGMSLEALDALGETLPEAKPVPESPKLRPDQIVKEANLTSEKGVRVGERDDTLPPDYRFPKDDKKTQPPPPKKEPSLDPADALDILSGDFSCSAAAAPVVQTSVSKSTPRTDSSADFALEELAGDFVAPTSASKVCSSAASAPTSTDKQPDSGMSLEALDALGETLPEAKQVPESPKLRPDQIVKEANVTSEKGVFVGERDDTLPPDYRFPKDDNKTQPPPPKKEPSLDPADALDILSGDFSCSVAAPVVQTPAQSSADFDLEELAGDFVAPKTASKVCSAASAPAVDRQLSEGTASAMDALSDTLKDISPAPEPAPVPLKDIVKEKKVVEERVHKTGERDDSLPPEYRPTEADIKAAAEAKAKAASAAKQNSLDDAQALDLLSGDFVSGPVTPPTVQCQASPVKTSSSQKESGPVLDKLAATLLPEDFPHTKPSDSKPKGKGGKSKKSASKKPAAAAAAAAAVPETLPGKPSRDVVSSSPAKKGGKS, encoded by the exons TCTCAGCCTAAACAGCCCACTTCCACCCCATCCGTGCCGGCTTCCACAGTGAAACCTGCACAATATGAG AAAGAGGCTACATCATCAGTCTCTGCCGGTGTGGCTGCAAAGCCCGCAACCACCACAGCCTCTGCAGTCAAAACTACTGCCAGTACCCATTCTACATCCACTGAATCTACTAAAGCTGCCAGCTCAGTGACCAATGTAGGAGCTTCTACAGGAGCTAAAGTTAGTGGAGGAGTAACCACCACAACTGGAGCTTCTAAAGCAACCACCACTGCAGGATCTTCTAAAGTGACAACACAG AGCACCACAGTTTCATCGTCCAAGCCGGAACCATCTAAGGTGACCTCTACAGTAACAAAGCCCACGGCTACCACTGTTGTTTCTGCATCCACTGGCCAAAAG GTGAAGTCAGAGGTTTCTGCCAAGGCCAGCACTACG GCGCCTGATGTAGATCCTTTTGACACCTTGGCTGGCACTTTGCCATCTGCAAACCCTCCAAAAAGTCCTCAGTTCACTGGGCCTGAAGTTACAGAG CCAAACCTAACCTCAGTAGTGGCACCACGTTGTGGAGACAGAGATGACACGCTTCCACCTGGATACAGGCTGAAAGACATG GAAAAGAAGATGCCTGCTGCACAACCTGAGAAGCCTAAGGAAGTTTCCAAG CCCCTAACATTGGATGAAGCTGTGGATTCACTCTCTGCTGGATTTGTATCATCATCCAAACCAGAAATA aaacatgAAACTGTGGCTGCTGTTCAAACCCAGAAAAGCCATGCCCCTGCTCCTCCATCTCAGAAA AAACAAGATGTTTCAGTACCTGCAAGTCTTtctcctgctcctcctgctGACAAGAAACCAAAGATAGAGAAG CCCACAACTGCAGCCGCTCAGGATGTCAAACCCAAGAGTGAG gaaaaaaaggtttctgtGGATAAGCCACAGCAAGTCCCCAAG GCGGACTCCATGTCTCTGGATGCTCTCGATGCCCTAGGTGACATGTTACCTGAAGCGAAACCAGTTCCCGAGTCCCCAAAACTGAGACCAGACCAAATTGTTGAT GAGAAGAAGCTGGTGTCAGAGAAAGGTGTGCGTGTGGGTGAGAGAGACGACACACTGCCACCGGAGTACAGGTTCAAGGAGGACAAGGACAAGAAGCCGGCTCCTCCACCAAAACAG CCCTCAATGGACACCACCCAAGCTCTGGATCTTCTGTCTGGTGATTTCACTGATGCCACTGTAGCTCCTGCTGTCCACACCCCTGTTCCTCCTAAAGCCCAAGCTAAGAAG CCCCAATTAGAGGATCTTTCAGCCCTTGATGCTTTGGAAGGGGATTTTGTGGCTCCTACTCAAGCCAAAAAG GTCTCTTCTGGAGTACTTCCTGTCCCAACACCAGCCACTAAAAGCACTACATCCCCCTCTAACCAG GCAGACTCAGGCATGTCTCTGGAGGCCCTCGATGCCCTCGGAGAAACACTTCCTGAAGCAAAACCAGTTCCCGAATCCCCAAAACTTAGACCTGATCAAATTGTTAAA GAGGCTAATCTAACCTCGGAGAAAGGTGTACGTGTGGGTGAAAGAGACGACACACTCCCTCCGGATTACAGATTCCCGAAGGACGACAAGAAAACACAGCCTCCACCCCCAAAGAAAGAG CCCTCACTGGACCCTGCTGATGCTCTGGATATTCTTTCCGGAGATTTCTCCtgctcagcagcagcagcacctgTAGTCCAGACCTCTGTTTCTAAATCGACTCCTCGAACAGAT aGCTCAGCAGACTTTGCTCTCGAGGAACTTGCTGGTGATTTTGTGGCTCCTACTAGTGCATCCAAAGTCTGTTCTTCTGCTGCTTCTGCTCCCACTTCAACTGACAAACAG CCTGACTCAGGCATGTCTCTGGAGGCCCTTGACGCTCTTGGAGAAACACTTCCCGAAGCAAAACAGGTTCCCGAGTCCCCAAAACTCAGACCTGATCAAATTGTCAAA GAGGCTAATGTAACCTCGGAGAAAGGTGTATTTGTGGGTGAGAGAGACGACACACTTCCTCCGGATTACAGATTCCCGAAGGACGACAACAAAACACAGCCTCCACCCCCAAAGAAAGAG CCCTCACTGGACCCTGCTGATGCTCTGGATATTCTTTCCGGAGATTTCTCCTGCTCGGTGGCGGCACCAGTAGTCCAAACTCCTGCTCAGAGCTCAGCAGATTTTGATCTCGAAGAACTTGCGGGTGATTTTGTGGCTCCCAAGACTGCATCTaaagtctgttctgctgctTCTGCTCCTGCTGTGGACAGACAG CTGTCAGAAGGCACCGCATCGGCAATGGACGCGCTCTCAGATACTCTGAAGGACATCAGTCCAGCGCCTGAACCCGCACCAGTACCTCTTAAAGATATCGTTAAG GAGAAGAAGGTGGTGGAGGAGAGGGTGCATAAGACTGGTGAGAGGGACGACTCATTACCCCCTGAGTATCGACCCACAGAGGCAGATATCAAG GCTGCAGCAGAAGCCAAAGCCAAAGCAGCATCTGCAGCTAAGCAg AACTCACTGGATGACGCCCAAGCCCTTGACCTTCTGTCCGGTGACTTTGTTTCCGGTCCCGTGACTCCACCCACCGTTCAGTGTCAGGCTTCTCCTGTAAAGACATCCTCCAGCCAGAAG GAGTCAGGTCCAGTTTTGGATAAATTGGCAGCCACACTGCTCCCAGAAGATTTCCCTCACACCAAACCAAGTGACAGCAAACCAAAG GGTAAAGGTGGAAAGTCAAAAAAATCTGCATCAAAG AAAcccgcagcagcagcagcagcagcagcagcagtccCGGAAACCCTCCCAGGCAAGCCGAGCAGAGACGTAGTGTCCTCATCCCCTGCAAAGAAAGGCGGGAAGAGCTAG